A stretch of Prunus dulcis chromosome 6, ALMONDv2, whole genome shotgun sequence DNA encodes these proteins:
- the LOC117630393 gene encoding uncharacterized protein LOC117630393, which produces MGEAISSTVVSGWAWLPGDLLYLIVEKLVPITDYIWLGAVCKNWQSVAGHQKHQHLKSCHKQLPMLMVPNKHNRHERRGLYSVAKGKTCSFELHVPYNRRLCGSTHGWLACVDEILEVTLLNPFTKRTIRLPPFAQVPQPIHKQAYRSDHCIKKVVLSADPSLFPNDYEVVALFR; this is translated from the coding sequence ATGGGAGAGGCAATATCATCAACTGTAGTTTCAGGTTGGGCATGGCTCCCGGGCGACCTTTTGTATCTGATAGTAGAGAAGTTGGTACCAATCACTGACTATATCTGGCTTGGTGCAGTTTGCAAGAATTGGCAATCAGTAGCTGGTCATCAGAAGCATCAACACCTCAAATCATGCCACAAGCAGCTTCCAATGCTGATGGTTCCCAACAAACACAACCGCCACGAAAGGCGTGGCTTGTATAGTGTCGCAAAAGGAAAGACTTGCAGCTTTGAGTTGCATGTGCCTTACAATAGAAGGCTATGCGGTTCTACCCATGGTTGGTTGGCTTGTGTGGATGAAATTTTGGAAGTAACCCTTTTAAACCCTTTCACCAAACGTACCATTCGCCTTCCACCATTTGCACAAGTCCCTCAACCCATACACAAACAAGCTTATAGAAGTGATCACTGCATTAAGAAGGTTGTCTTGTCTGCAGACCCTTCTTTGTTTCCAAATGATTACGAAGTTGTGGCACTTTTTCGATAG